GAGCTGATTTTTAGCCAGAGAGCTGTCTTACAACCATAAACCTAATTGAAAAGCGACCTTAAACGCTGCCAAGGATCAAGTCTTTGTTGGTTAATGTTCAACTCTGGAAGCTCTGTGCCTGGAGAGGGACCTGGAAATGGGATTTCGCGTTTAGATTTTGAAAGCAGCCCGACGCACGGACGGACATGGGCAGCGGTACAAGCCGAGGGAAGAAAGTCGCACCTGCGTGTGTCAGCGAGGTGAACGTGAGCAAAACAGCTGACGACACCTCACCTAAACAAGACAACCGTCCGTTCAAGCCCCTCAAAATCCATGCGATTTTACGCAACGCGCGCAACCGTGCGCAACCGGACTGTCACAGCGAGGGCCACGACTCGGACTTTTCCAGGGAGGAGGATGATATTGATGGAGAGCTGGACACGGTTCTTGCAGATTACGAGGAGCGAGAGGGAGATACTGTGAAGAAAACTCCCCCGAAGAAGACTGTCATCAGGTCCAAAACATACGGACTGTGTCATTTCAGccaggaagacgaggaggactTAAGCGCAAAGGAGCCACGTGGCTCAAACGGTGGATCCAGAGGAGTAAACAAGAGGAGCAATGATGctttcacacactttaaaaGACACACACCTGCGCCCCCCTCTCAGCACAGTGTAAGGACTTTTATTATTATACTATTTGATAATTATTATTGTAGAAGTCATGCTTTCTCTGATCATTTTTAACCAGTTAAAGGATGGTTTTAGAGTTGTTCAGAGCcgagaggaaaacacactgtgtaacttctctcctttcctccaaTCCTCCTCTCAGGGCTTTCTGACAAGAGGGCCCTTGTTGGAAGCTGTTCCCACACCAGAAAAACAGTCGTAAGTAGACAACTCCGATCAATTATTGAGTGGAGTAGTAAAAGCCGAGGAGGGCCAGATCAAATTCACTTTGAAGAGATCGAAATACCAGCCCGTTATTCTCGGGGCAGATCAGATGAGTCCGACGTCTGCAAGcaggacagaaacaaacaagtgtctgttgttgctctgtcggAGGAGAGTGTGAAAACAGGAAGCGCAATCAAGGATATACCTTAAGGCAGCGGCCCTTTCAGCATGATGGGCCCCTTGTGCATCATATTCATTGAAAGTTCATCAGTTGATGTTGCAGGATGAGTTTTTCAAAGAGGACCCTTTATAAAAATCTACAAATGGTGTGAAAATGAGAAAGcactcatttgatttgttttttatggcCAAGTTGCTGACATGTTTCTCCATTCTCCCCAGGACGTTTGGCAGCTGCCATAGCTCCTCTCTCACCATGCCAGTCATCCTGTACGATGGATCAGAAGAAGAGCTGATGGACACTATTGAGAGAGAGTTTAGTTGACCCCCagctgaggaggctgctgtCCTCTTCAGCTGTCTTTGTGGGACAGGGCAGTTTGCAGAGGGAATTTTTAAATGCTAAAAAGAGATAGGGAACCAGGGTTTCTTGTGACAATTTCCTGCTACTAAGGAAAGCTGCATTCACTGTATTTAAGCAGGGTTTTCTGTATAAATGTAACATTGCTTGTGttgcactgaagctgctgcacgCCCGGCCTTTGCATTTACCCAAGTCTTATTTAACAAGGGGAAGCAGTGTAATTGCAGAGTTATAACACCGACTTGAACAGGCGCCAGGAGGTTGTGCTCACAGCCCAGGTCTGTGCACTGACAGAAGCCTCTTCACTCTGTTATCTGCATAGGTAAGGTGTCACTCTCACCCCCCAATGCTGCCACTCATCTACAGAGCACATACCTAATTACTGTACCTATTACTTACTTTACTTTAACTGGTCTGTTAATAGGTAAAGGAGACAACAAAGATTTTCTGTGGTTGCTGAAACTGAGCAGTTCTGTTAAATCTAGCCGTTAATGCACATTCTTGCATGCTATACACAATGATTGACCACCAGCAGTTTTGTGTGGCAGCACAGTGCAAAGTTTTTTCCTTAAGTGGCAACCCTGCAAAGGTATGAGCTGGGGTTGTTTATTTAAGGTTTCCTTCCTGACCACAGTTCCTGCACTTCTCCACCCATATGAAGAAGGAATGTGCAGCAAAAGAGACTTTCAGTCAGgctcagtttgactgaaggTTCAGCCACATTCAAGCATTGAACATGCTGCCACTTAGTGGTGGAACACAGTAGTTGTGTGCACAGACGCGAACACTGAATGTGTCAACACAAATGTAGAAGTGGAGTTTTctaattttgttttatat
This window of the Chaetodon auriga isolate fChaAug3 chromosome 14, fChaAug3.hap1, whole genome shotgun sequence genome carries:
- the LOC143331833 gene encoding uncharacterized protein LOC143331833, yielding MGSGTSRGKKVAPACVSEVNVSKTADDTSPKQDNRPFKPLKIHAILRNARNRAQPDCHSEGHDSDFSREEDDIDGELDTVLADYEEREGDTVKKTPPKKTVIRSKTYGLCHFSQEDEEDLSAKEPRGSNGGSRGVNKRSNDAFTHFKRHTPAPPSQHSGFLTRGPLLEAVPTPEKQSTFGSCHSSSLTMPVILYDGSEEELMDTIEREFS